In Phormidium yuhuli AB48, one genomic interval encodes:
- a CDS encoding NADP-dependent isocitrate dehydrogenase, which translates to MYEKIAPPTSGEKVTFKDGEPVVPDNPIIPFIRGDGTGVDIWPATQNVIDAAVTKAYGDKRHISWFKIYAGDEACEHYGQFQYLPEDTLQAIREYGIAIKGPLTTPIGGGIRSLNVALRQINDLYACVRPCKYYLGTPSPHKSPEKLDVIVYRENTEDIYLGIEWAQGSDIANQLIKQLNEELIPATPEHGKKQIPLDSGIGIKPISKLGSQRLVRRAIKHALRLPKEKQMVTLVHKGNIMKYTEGAFRVWGYELATTEFRDECVTERESWILSNKESNPDISLEDNARKLEPGYNSLTPEKKAEACEEVKAVLESIWETHGNGKWKEKIMVNDRIADSIFQQIQTRPAEYSILATMNLNGDYLSDAAAAIVGGLGMAPGANIGDTCAIFEATHGTAPKHAGLDRINPGSVILSSVMMLEYMGWNEAAELIQKGLGAAISNGEVTYDLARLLEPAVKPLKCSEFAHAIIAHFDD; encoded by the coding sequence ATGTACGAAAAAATTGCCCCTCCCACCAGCGGCGAAAAAGTCACCTTCAAAGATGGGGAACCCGTCGTTCCCGATAACCCGATTATTCCCTTCATCCGGGGAGACGGCACGGGTGTGGATATCTGGCCCGCCACCCAGAACGTCATTGACGCCGCCGTCACCAAGGCCTACGGCGACAAACGCCACATTAGCTGGTTCAAAATCTACGCCGGAGACGAAGCCTGCGAACACTATGGGCAATTTCAATATCTCCCCGAAGATACCCTACAAGCCATCCGCGAGTATGGAATCGCCATCAAAGGTCCTCTGACGACCCCCATCGGTGGTGGGATTCGCTCCCTCAACGTGGCCTTGCGCCAAATTAACGACCTCTACGCCTGCGTTCGTCCCTGTAAATACTATCTGGGAACTCCCTCCCCCCACAAAAGTCCCGAAAAACTTGATGTCATCGTTTACCGGGAAAACACCGAAGATATTTATCTGGGGATTGAATGGGCCCAAGGAAGCGACATTGCCAACCAACTCATCAAACAACTCAACGAAGAGTTAATTCCCGCCACCCCTGAACATGGAAAAAAACAAATTCCTCTCGACTCAGGAATTGGCATTAAACCCATTAGTAAACTCGGATCTCAACGGTTAGTGCGTCGGGCTATCAAACACGCCTTGCGACTTCCCAAAGAAAAACAGATGGTGACCCTAGTTCACAAAGGCAACATCATGAAATACACCGAAGGCGCATTCCGCGTCTGGGGGTATGAACTCGCCACCACTGAGTTTCGTGATGAGTGCGTCACGGAACGGGAATCCTGGATTCTCAGCAACAAAGAATCCAATCCTGACATCAGCCTAGAAGATAACGCTCGTAAACTTGAACCCGGGTACAACTCCCTCACTCCCGAGAAAAAAGCTGAAGCCTGTGAGGAAGTTAAAGCTGTTCTGGAGTCCATTTGGGAGACTCACGGAAACGGAAAGTGGAAGGAGAAAATTATGGTCAACGATCGCATCGCTGATAGTATCTTCCAACAAATCCAAACTCGCCCAGCCGAATACTCCATCTTGGCCACCATGAACCTCAATGGAGACTACCTCTCTGACGCTGCTGCTGCTATTGTTGGAGGCTTAGGAATGGCCCCAGGAGCCAACATTGGTGATACCTGTGCCATCTTTGAAGCCACCCACGGAACCGCTCCCAAACATGCCGGACTCGACCGCATCAACCCAGGTTCCGTCATCCTCTCTAGCGTGATGATGTTGGAATATATGGGATGGAATGAAGCCGCCGAACTGATCCAAAAAGGACTCGGGGCCGCCATTTCTAACGGTGAAGTTACCTATGACTTAGCACGTCTCTTAGAACCCGCCGTTAAACCCCTGAAATGTTCCGAGTTCGCCCATGCTATCATCGCCCATTTTGACGACTAA
- a CDS encoding C39 family peptidase — MGVLTYLSPQQVLINTPTVLEGTYDPQQIAKVSVAAEDRFSLPVTVNPSEGLWRVHLNNGFNQAGIRWFRLKGTNGADQVVGDRTFYVTVSPKPLIEADDLQLTLSQRTWFKAAPIQSSELADHQKIRLEAGETLRLRRYTLDGNHLGVELESRRSPVGSFGYLYEPHTRLEVGGLPFYFSENRLPEPPSGTLLLWVTHDTRIKQIPESSALLSPGQQAELLKGQVFFIRGYACVSGHYRVTLVDDMAIPGFGNSGFLYNLHVRINQDSTWLAFDPDQVVMTILRETHFKRRPADSATLSDSEKVTLRATNIYGVRRYEWEASYLKLTLTENFPGFGQSGYVSPDFVEFQKTGRPFLIAPTLNYTGPTEVLVRTPTTLTGRFDRNQVTSISVVAEDRFSLPVTLNASQGTWQVRLNNGFQDEGLRWLRLRGTNANGATVHNQILYITVTTDSETLGEPLTLKTRRQTWFKVAPRDSASLENSQKLQLQGDLEVQVEQYAYIDGHLQVRLTQPLNPIGRFGYLFEPHVELRKGDRPFVFQVSNLPEVPAQAQLLVTHNTYIKTSTEPASTLPANVKARLLKGQAFAIRGYASIAGHFRVTLTESIPGFGNIGYLFWQHVELIRDGKSLPYDPQALTVTMRQQTVLKRRPVPSGELSSNDRTTLPLGRVYGVNSYQTHPESNHVRVALTEELPGYGNTGYLFADHVWVRRGADGIELFPPPAPPAPPPAQLPSRKELNVPYFSQRDNPEYSWATCNPTSAAMVLYYYGVRPTVRRLLSDELFQWIVRRYGIGGQTDHGALSAVIRAYGFRTNFSTRRRWAEIDKEIAEGRPVVLPGYFTATGHVVTVIGYTPSGLIVNDPWGNALTGYRDTNGARLFYPNGFLLDKCGRDGDLWAHFIYPN, encoded by the coding sequence ATGGGTGTTTTAACCTATCTCAGTCCCCAACAAGTCCTCATCAACACGCCGACGGTGTTGGAGGGAACCTATGACCCTCAACAAATTGCCAAAGTCTCCGTTGCGGCAGAAGATCGCTTCTCCCTCCCCGTCACCGTCAACCCCAGTGAGGGACTGTGGCGAGTTCATCTTAACAATGGCTTCAATCAAGCCGGGATTCGTTGGTTTCGCCTTAAGGGAACCAATGGGGCTGATCAGGTGGTGGGCGATCGCACCTTCTACGTCACCGTCAGCCCAAAACCCCTCATTGAAGCTGACGACCTCCAACTCACCCTAAGTCAACGCACCTGGTTTAAAGCCGCCCCAATCCAAAGCAGTGAGTTAGCAGACCATCAAAAAATCCGCCTCGAAGCCGGAGAAACCCTGCGTCTGCGTCGCTACACTCTCGACGGGAATCATCTGGGAGTGGAACTCGAATCGCGGCGATCGCCCGTCGGCAGCTTCGGCTATCTCTACGAACCCCACACCCGGCTTGAAGTAGGCGGTTTACCCTTCTACTTCAGCGAAAACCGTCTCCCAGAACCCCCCTCCGGGACCCTCCTCCTCTGGGTCACCCATGACACCCGAATCAAGCAAATCCCCGAGAGTTCCGCCCTCCTCTCCCCGGGCCAGCAAGCCGAACTCCTCAAAGGACAAGTCTTCTTCATCCGGGGTTACGCCTGTGTCAGTGGTCATTACCGCGTCACCCTCGTCGATGACATGGCCATTCCCGGCTTCGGTAACAGCGGCTTCCTCTATAACCTCCATGTCCGCATCAACCAAGACTCCACCTGGTTAGCCTTCGACCCAGACCAAGTGGTGATGACCATCCTGCGGGAAACCCACTTCAAGAGACGGCCCGCCGATAGTGCCACCCTCTCCGACTCCGAGAAAGTCACACTTCGGGCAACGAACATCTATGGAGTCAGACGCTATGAATGGGAAGCCAGCTATCTCAAACTGACCCTGACCGAGAATTTCCCCGGCTTCGGTCAAAGCGGCTATGTCTCCCCCGACTTTGTTGAATTTCAAAAGACGGGCCGCCCCTTCCTCATTGCCCCCACCCTCAACTACACCGGTCCCACAGAAGTTCTCGTCAGAACCCCAACCACCCTCACCGGCCGCTTCGATCGCAACCAAGTCACCTCCATCTCCGTAGTCGCCGAAGACCGTTTCTCCCTCCCCGTCACCCTCAACGCCAGTCAAGGAACCTGGCAGGTGAGACTCAACAATGGCTTTCAGGATGAAGGCCTGCGTTGGCTACGGTTGCGGGGAACCAATGCCAACGGGGCCACCGTCCACAACCAAATTCTCTATATCACCGTCACCACCGACTCCGAAACCCTCGGCGAACCCCTAACCCTAAAAACTCGTCGCCAAACCTGGTTTAAAGTCGCCCCGCGAGATAGTGCCAGTCTTGAGAATAGTCAAAAACTGCAACTGCAAGGGGATTTAGAAGTCCAGGTGGAACAGTACGCCTATATTGATGGCCATCTGCAAGTTCGCCTGACGCAACCCCTCAACCCCATCGGCCGCTTCGGTTATCTCTTTGAACCCCATGTAGAATTGCGTAAGGGCGATCGCCCCTTCGTCTTCCAAGTCAGCAATCTGCCCGAGGTTCCCGCCCAGGCCCAACTCCTCGTCACCCACAACACCTACATCAAAACCTCCACCGAACCGGCATCCACCCTCCCCGCCAACGTCAAAGCCCGTCTCCTCAAAGGACAAGCCTTTGCCATTCGCGGCTACGCTTCTATCGCCGGTCACTTCCGAGTCACCCTAACAGAATCCATCCCCGGATTTGGCAATATTGGCTACCTCTTCTGGCAACATGTGGAATTGATTCGCGATGGCAAATCCCTCCCCTACGACCCACAAGCCCTGACGGTGACCATGCGTCAACAAACCGTCCTCAAACGCCGTCCCGTCCCCAGCGGCGAACTCAGCAGCAACGATCGCACAACCCTACCCCTGGGACGAGTCTATGGGGTTAACAGTTACCAAACCCATCCCGAGTCCAACCATGTGCGAGTCGCCTTAACCGAGGAATTGCCCGGATATGGCAACACCGGCTATCTCTTTGCTGACCATGTTTGGGTCCGACGGGGGGCCGATGGGATTGAACTGTTCCCACCCCCAGCCCCGCCCGCCCCACCCCCAGCCCAGCTTCCGAGTCGTAAAGAATTGAATGTGCCCTACTTCTCCCAACGGGACAACCCCGAGTATTCCTGGGCCACCTGTAACCCCACCTCGGCAGCGATGGTGTTGTACTACTACGGAGTCCGGCCCACCGTGCGGCGACTCCTCTCGGATGAGTTATTCCAATGGATTGTACGCCGTTACGGCATTGGTGGGCAAACGGACCACGGGGCCTTGTCAGCGGTGATTCGGGCCTATGGCTTCCGCACCAACTTCAGTACCCGACGGCGTTGGGCGGAAATTGACAAAGAGATTGCCGAAGGTCGTCCGGTGGTCTTACCCGGCTATTTCACCGCCACCGGTCACGTGGTCACGGTAATTGGCTACACCCCCTCAGGCCTAATTGTTAATGACCCCTGGGGCAATGCCTTAACCGGTTATCGAGATACTAATGGAGCCCGCTTATTCTATCCCAATGGCTTCCTATTGGATAAATGCGGCCGAGATGGCGACCTTTGGGCCCACTTCATCTATCCTAATTGA
- a CDS encoding peroxiredoxin, whose translation MTLAVGSTAPDFTAKDTNGDTITLSQFKGKTVVLYFYPKDDTPGCTKEAQGFRDAYSEIQGKDMVVLGVSMDDSASHQQFTEKYGLPFQLVADPDGTVTRAYDVEGGGYSKRVTYIIDAEGKIIKVFDKVDTANHAKDVLSSVS comes from the coding sequence ATGACTCTCGCTGTTGGCTCCACCGCCCCCGACTTCACCGCCAAAGACACCAACGGAGACACCATTACCCTGTCTCAGTTCAAAGGTAAAACCGTGGTCTTGTACTTCTACCCCAAAGATGACACCCCCGGTTGCACCAAAGAAGCCCAAGGATTCCGCGACGCCTATAGCGAAATCCAAGGCAAAGATATGGTGGTCTTAGGGGTGAGCATGGATGACTCAGCCTCTCACCAACAATTCACCGAGAAATATGGCCTCCCCTTCCAACTGGTGGCCGATCCCGATGGAACCGTGACTCGGGCTTATGACGTCGAAGGCGGGGGCTACTCCAAGCGCGTCACCTACATCATCGACGCTGAAGGCAAAATCATCAAAGTCTTCGATAAAGTCGATACCGCCAACCATGCCAAAGACGTTCTCAGCAGCGTCTCCTAG
- a CDS encoding caspase family protein, producing the protein MKRRYFLQGAGGALGAIALSHWDIARQGDRLKRVLAQPTSRKLALLVGINSYPLGIAPLKGCVTDVEMQRELLVHRFGFNPQDILTLTDENASRANLLDAFESHLIDQAQPGDVVVFHFSGHGALVRDPDPISLPQDPRYQGVQGYNGTMVPYDGRPYPQVSHADDIMGKTLFMLMSALNTDQVTVILDSCHSGGGTRGDIRFRALESRFGDGYPDPSEQELITQETWMSRLDWSAPELKQRRSQGIAKGVAIGSAQANQLAADASFGRGAGHFFAGAFTYSLTRYLWQQPGSLPLERVFVDLSRSARDVANSSGIQQAPVFAVAPGSTHEQQPLYFLNPQTPPAEAVILGEENGEISFWLGGVSSQSLDAFEEGAVFAAIDAQGQKLAEIEQTRRQGLRGYGIVQGEARSLPRAGLLLREQVRGVPPDLTLRLGLDPSLEDDLDEMRSRLQQVRNVDPLPLDDDKTPHFLIGRMTRTAQSVAFENQLQDISQLGSIGLFTRGLMPIPQSFGHPNESIAGAVNRLVPRFQLLLAGQILGSVLNSDTSNLNLDVQIEVAQSNQTLARGGTRGSRDLVIQHQDHDLNSLPSGSEVLIHVTNHEDRDLYISLLAIGSSGRITVLYPNDWNSPEEASRLASGESLTAPEHERPRNPQQDYCRNPSNDFHLCLTGRGYVEILTIASTRPLRDVLRGIQRIAEETNVPSRAPISLRDEDSLDVAENLLRDIDRQTRGDIQVRTARNAINVDQMAALSTMIQIVER; encoded by the coding sequence ATGAAACGTCGTTATTTTCTTCAGGGAGCTGGTGGGGCGTTGGGAGCGATCGCCCTCAGTCATTGGGATATCGCTCGGCAGGGCGATCGCCTCAAGCGAGTCCTCGCTCAACCCACCTCCCGCAAGTTAGCCCTCTTGGTGGGCATTAACAGCTACCCCCTAGGCATTGCTCCCCTAAAAGGCTGCGTCACGGATGTGGAGATGCAACGGGAGTTACTGGTGCATCGCTTTGGCTTTAATCCCCAGGATATCCTCACCCTCACTGATGAAAACGCCAGCCGTGCTAACCTCCTCGATGCCTTTGAATCCCACCTCATCGACCAGGCTCAACCGGGAGATGTGGTGGTGTTTCACTTCTCCGGTCATGGGGCCCTCGTTCGTGACCCTGACCCAATTTCTCTCCCCCAAGACCCTCGCTATCAGGGCGTTCAAGGCTACAACGGCACTATGGTTCCCTATGATGGTCGTCCCTATCCCCAGGTGAGCCACGCCGATGACATTATGGGCAAAACCCTATTTATGCTCATGTCCGCCCTGAACACAGACCAGGTCACCGTCATCCTCGATAGTTGCCATTCCGGGGGCGGAACCCGAGGCGATATCCGCTTCCGCGCCCTGGAATCTCGCTTCGGTGATGGCTATCCTGACCCCAGTGAGCAAGAACTCATCACTCAAGAGACCTGGATGAGTCGTCTGGACTGGTCTGCCCCAGAGTTGAAACAGCGACGCAGCCAAGGTATCGCCAAAGGAGTGGCTATCGGTTCCGCTCAAGCCAATCAACTCGCCGCTGATGCCTCCTTCGGTCGCGGTGCGGGTCACTTCTTCGCCGGAGCCTTTACCTATAGCCTGACTCGCTATTTGTGGCAACAGCCGGGAAGTTTGCCCCTAGAACGGGTCTTTGTGGATTTATCCCGCAGCGCCCGGGATGTGGCGAACAGTTCCGGGATTCAACAGGCCCCCGTCTTTGCCGTGGCCCCAGGCAGTACTCATGAGCAACAACCCCTCTATTTCCTCAACCCCCAAACCCCACCGGCAGAAGCCGTCATCTTGGGAGAAGAGAATGGGGAAATCAGTTTCTGGCTCGGGGGAGTGTCCTCCCAGAGTTTAGATGCCTTTGAAGAGGGAGCCGTCTTTGCCGCCATTGATGCCCAAGGGCAGAAACTGGCAGAAATTGAACAGACGCGACGGCAAGGGTTGCGGGGCTATGGCATCGTCCAAGGTGAGGCGCGATCGCTCCCCCGGGCAGGACTGCTACTGCGGGAACAGGTGCGAGGCGTTCCCCCAGATTTGACCCTGCGTTTGGGCCTCGACCCCTCCCTAGAGGATGACCTGGATGAGATGCGATCGCGCCTCCAGCAAGTTCGCAACGTGGACCCCCTCCCCCTCGACGACGACAAAACCCCCCACTTTCTCATCGGCCGCATGACCCGTACCGCCCAAAGCGTCGCCTTTGAAAACCAGTTACAGGACATCTCCCAACTCGGCAGCATCGGCCTCTTCACCCGCGGCCTGATGCCCATCCCCCAAAGCTTCGGCCACCCCAACGAATCCATCGCCGGCGCCGTCAACCGTCTGGTTCCCCGCTTCCAACTCCTCCTAGCCGGACAGATTCTCGGCTCCGTCCTCAATAGTGACACCTCCAACCTCAACTTAGACGTTCAAATCGAAGTAGCCCAAAGTAATCAAACCCTCGCCCGTGGCGGGACTCGTGGCAGTCGTGATTTAGTCATCCAACACCAAGACCATGACCTCAATAGCCTCCCCTCCGGGTCAGAAGTGCTGATTCACGTGACCAATCACGAAGATCGCGACCTCTATATCAGCCTCCTGGCCATCGGCAGTAGTGGTCGCATTACCGTCCTCTATCCCAACGATTGGAATTCCCCAGAAGAAGCCTCTCGCCTGGCCTCAGGTGAATCCCTAACCGCTCCTGAACATGAGAGACCCCGCAATCCCCAACAGGACTATTGCCGCAATCCCAGTAATGACTTTCACCTCTGTCTCACGGGCCGGGGCTATGTGGAAATCCTGACCATTGCCAGCACTCGTCCCCTACGAGATGTCCTACGAGGCATTCAGCGCATTGCTGAGGAGACCAACGTTCCCAGCCGCGCTCCCATCTCCTTGCGGGATGAGGACTCTCTGGATGTAGCGGAGAACCTGCTCAGGGATATCGATCGCCAAACCCGGGGCGATATTCAAGTCCGCACAGCCCGCAATGCCATTAACGTTGACCAGATGGCCGCCCTATCCACCATGATTCAAATCGTCGAACGCTAA
- a CDS encoding CHAT domain-containing tetratricopeptide repeat protein: MHLSRHLLTLGLLTTLGLGLPRVSSALAEEPQRVVQSSVNRDFEPIDIRGRLDETSNVADDGRYFNIHVFDGTEGQPLVIDLISETFDSVLYLGIELESEFNWIDPDFYFYEGDATHARIVVVLPMTGTYHIATTSTEGQEIGDYQLTVRPAPASDFERAELLEEANGLNQQVLQLYEEGRYEEAIPLAQRALEIRETALGESHPHVATSLNNLAALYRDQGNYSAAEPLFLRSLEILETALGESHPHVATSLNNLAELYGNQGNYHAAEPLFLRSLEISETALGEFHPLVATSLNNLAELYRNQGNYHAAEPLFLRSLEIRETALGESHPHVAQSLNNLALLYGNQGNYDAAEPLYLRVLEILETALGESHPNVASSLNNLAELYSNQGNYDAAEPLYLRSLEIRETALGESPPHVAQSLNNLAGLYHAQGNYDAAEPLFLRSLEIRETALGESHPDVASSLNNLAALYSNQGNYDAAEPLYLRSLEIRETALGESHPDVASSLNNLAVLYRDQGNYHAAEPLFLRSLEISETALGESHPLVATSLNNLAGLYRDQGNYHAAEPLFLRSLEIYETALGESHPLVATSLNNLAALYQVQEDTSQSLSFLQRGLQIEESNLAQNLAIGSEARKQAYIATLSNTTHQTLSLHLQDALDHPEAARLALTTVLRRKGRILDAVTETQQLLRDNLSPELAPLLDEYTNAQTQLATRLYAGLGNQDPDLYRAEIDTLRQQVEQLEDDLSRRSAEFRVATEPVEIEAVQALIPNDAALVELVQYHPINWSERRREPPRYAAYILHASGAPRWVDLGDAETIDNAAFAFLNATRVPNSEQRVQTTGRQLDELLMAPIRPLLGDATHLLLSPDGQLNLIPFAALVDEENRYLVESYQLTHLTTGRDLLRLQNPRPSRQPPVLFANPNYDDADTSGVTQVAQATRGESQRSMEIEDLRFGELPGTQREVEAIAPLLDNPIVLTEAEATENALKQVQAPSILHLATHGFFLQDVEFVPPQPLTDFTRGEIELVTAEGFGSFAPPPSDRPRSSENPLLRSGLAFAGFNSRDSEGEDGVLTALEAVGLDLRGTRLVVMSACETGVGDVANGEGVYGLRRAFVMAGAESQLMSLWKVADEETADLMGDYYQRLLAGEGRSEALREVQLDWLSRGAHPYYWASFLFSGQWTPMD; the protein is encoded by the coding sequence ATGCACCTATCGCGACATCTGCTGACGTTGGGGCTATTGACCACATTGGGGTTAGGCTTACCACGAGTCTCCTCGGCTTTAGCCGAGGAACCTCAGCGAGTGGTTCAATCATCGGTCAATCGGGACTTTGAACCTATTGATATCCGGGGACGATTGGATGAAACTAGCAATGTTGCTGATGATGGCAGATATTTTAATATCCATGTCTTTGATGGGACTGAAGGACAACCGTTGGTTATTGACTTAATTAGTGAAACTTTTGATTCTGTTCTCTACTTAGGCATTGAACTAGAGTCTGAATTTAATTGGATTGACCCGGACTTTTACTTTTATGAGGGTGACGCCACACATGCTCGAATAGTTGTAGTCTTACCCATGACGGGTACATATCACATTGCCACGACATCAACAGAAGGGCAAGAAATCGGTGACTATCAACTGACCGTAAGGCCAGCACCCGCATCTGACTTTGAACGAGCTGAGTTATTAGAAGAGGCGAATGGTCTTAATCAGCAGGTATTACAACTATACGAAGAAGGTCGTTACGAAGAGGCCATACCTTTGGCACAACGGGCGCTAGAAATCCGAGAAACTGCCCTGGGAGAGTCTCACCCCCATGTCGCCACCAGCCTCAATAATTTGGCTGCACTCTACCGTGACCAAGGAAACTATAGTGCCGCTGAACCTCTCTTCCTCCGCTCCCTGGAAATCCTAGAAACTGCCCTGGGAGAGTCTCACCCCCATGTCGCCACCAGCCTCAATAATTTGGCAGAACTCTACGGAAACCAGGGAAACTATCATGCCGCCGAACCTCTCTTCCTCCGCTCCCTGGAAATCTCGGAAACCGCCCTGGGAGAGTTTCACCCCCTTGTCGCCACCAGCCTCAATAATTTGGCAGAACTCTACCGTAACCAGGGAAACTATCATGCCGCCGAACCTCTCTTCCTCCGCTCCCTGGAAATCCGAGAAACCGCCCTGGGAGAGTCTCACCCCCATGTTGCCCAAAGCCTCAATAACTTGGCTCTACTCTACGGAAACCAGGGAAACTATGATGCCGCCGAACCTCTCTACCTCCGGGTCCTGGAAATCCTAGAAACCGCCCTGGGAGAGTCTCACCCAAATGTCGCCTCCAGCCTCAATAATTTGGCAGAACTCTACAGTAACCAGGGAAACTATGATGCCGCCGAACCTCTCTACCTCCGCTCCCTGGAAATCCGAGAAACCGCCCTGGGAGAGTCTCCCCCCCATGTTGCCCAAAGCCTCAATAATTTGGCAGGACTCTACCACGCCCAGGGAAACTATGATGCCGCCGAACCTCTCTTCCTCCGCTCCCTGGAAATCCGAGAAACCGCCCTGGGAGAGTCTCACCCTGATGTCGCCTCCAGCCTCAATAATTTGGCTGCACTCTACAGTAACCAGGGAAACTATGATGCCGCCGAACCCCTCTACCTCCGCTCCCTGGAAATCCGAGAAACCGCCCTGGGAGAGTCTCACCCTGATGTCGCCTCCAGCCTCAATAATTTGGCAGTACTCTACCGTGACCAGGGAAACTATCATGCCGCCGAACCTCTCTTCCTCCGCTCCCTGGAAATTTCTGAAACCGCCCTGGGAGAGTCTCACCCCCTTGTCGCTACGAGCCTTAACAATTTGGCTGGACTCTACCGTGACCAGGGAAACTATCATGCCGCCGAACCTCTCTTCCTCCGCTCCCTGGAAATTTATGAAACCGCCCTGGGAGAGTCTCACCCCCTTGTCGCTACGAGCCTCAACAATTTGGCAGCACTCTACCAAGTCCAAGAGGACACATCGCAAAGTTTAAGTTTTCTCCAACGAGGCTTACAGATTGAAGAATCCAACCTAGCCCAGAATCTCGCTATTGGCTCAGAAGCCCGTAAACAAGCCTATATCGCTACCTTATCCAACACAACTCATCAAACTCTCTCACTCCATCTCCAAGATGCCCTAGACCATCCCGAGGCTGCACGTCTTGCCCTAACCACAGTCCTGCGCCGCAAAGGACGCATCCTCGATGCCGTGACCGAGACGCAACAACTCCTACGAGATAACCTCAGCCCTGAACTAGCCCCCCTTCTGGACGAGTACACCAACGCCCAAACTCAACTGGCGACTCGCCTCTATGCCGGTTTAGGGAACCAAGACCCTGACCTCTATCGCGCCGAGATAGACACCCTCCGTCAACAGGTGGAACAGTTGGAAGATGACCTATCTCGTCGTAGTGCCGAGTTCCGAGTGGCAACAGAACCGGTGGAAATTGAGGCAGTTCAGGCATTGATTCCCAATGATGCAGCATTGGTGGAACTGGTTCAATATCATCCCATAAACTGGTCTGAAAGACGTCGGGAACCGCCCCGCTACGCCGCCTATATCCTCCACGCCTCCGGTGCCCCCCGGTGGGTAGACTTAGGAGATGCCGAAACCATCGACAATGCCGCCTTTGCCTTCCTCAACGCCACTCGTGTCCCCAACTCCGAGCAACGAGTCCAAACCACAGGACGACAACTCGATGAGTTGCTGATGGCTCCTATTCGTCCTCTCCTCGGAGATGCCACTCATCTACTCCTCTCCCCAGATGGTCAACTGAACTTAATTCCCTTTGCCGCACTGGTGGATGAGGAGAATCGCTATTTGGTGGAATCCTATCAGTTGACTCATTTGACCACGGGACGGGACTTGTTACGACTGCAAAACCCTCGCCCCAGTCGTCAACCGCCAGTGTTATTTGCCAATCCTAATTATGATGATGCCGATACCTCTGGGGTGACGCAGGTGGCACAGGCGACTCGGGGCGAGTCTCAACGGTCAATGGAGATAGAGGATTTACGGTTTGGAGAACTACCAGGAACTCAGCGGGAGGTGGAGGCCATTGCTCCCCTGCTGGACAATCCCATTGTTCTCACGGAAGCGGAGGCGACGGAAAATGCTCTCAAACAGGTTCAGGCTCCCAGTATTCTCCATTTAGCGACTCATGGTTTCTTTCTCCAGGATGTGGAGTTTGTACCCCCTCAGCCTCTGACGGATTTCACTCGGGGGGAGATTGAGTTAGTTACAGCGGAAGGGTTCGGGAGTTTTGCCCCTCCTCCCAGTGACCGTCCCCGCAGTAGTGAGAATCCTCTGTTGCGCTCAGGTCTGGCATTTGCTGGGTTTAATAGCCGCGACAGTGAGGGAGAAGATGGAGTGTTGACGGCTCTCGAAGCCGTGGGGTTGGATTTGCGGGGGACTCGTTTGGTGGTGATGAGTGCTTGTGAGACGGGAGTGGGGGATGTGGCCAATGGTGAGGGGGTTTATGGCTTGCGGCGAGCCTTTGTGATGGCCGGGGCCGAGAGTCAGTTGATGAGTTTGTGGAAGGTGGCGGATGAGGAGACGGCCGATTTGATGGGGGATTATTATCAACGGTTGTTGGCCGGGGAGGGACGGAGTGAGGCGTTGCGGGAGGTGCAGTTGGACTGGCTCAGTCGAGGGGCGCATCCCTATTATTGGGCGTCGTTCCTGTTTTCGGGGCAGTGGACGCCGATGGATTGA